From Impatiens glandulifera chromosome 7, dImpGla2.1, whole genome shotgun sequence:
ATTGATTGAAGATGTTTCTAGTTTATTAGGTATTTTCATCTATGAATGAATATGGGTGAGGGAGATGCAATTTGTAACAGTTGTATACTGTTACTTCAAATGGATAATAGAGATTAGGTTTTACAATTGAAGAGAAAGGATGATAATTCAGAGAAATGAGGTGAAACATAGAAGGGATATGAGACATTGATGAAAGGAGATGTAATATCGTCAttcataatttcatatatataaccTACAACTTTATTCTCTTATATTGTGCTTGGTATACCAACCTAATTAAGGATATAATCGCCTACATGCTAGTCTACTGCCCTTAAGGTGTGTATCTCTCTATTTACAGGTGACACAATTCCCAAATTTCACaagtaaaacaaaaaatgaaatttagaaGAAAGTGCTTCAACCAAAAGAAAATCtgaaattttgttaatttgGTTTGGGGGTAAAAGAATGAACCCACCAAATGCAAATATTCCATTCTTGTTATTGCAGCtaacaaaatttcatttattagaatatataattttttatattgtaaattgTAAATCTAGAATCTTCTTTGTAAGTGTATATATAGGAGTGTTTTACATACCTTTGAGATATATAAAATACAAGAGATTCTTCCCTTTTTGATATTCTCTATTATGTTCATGGTATGAGAGCTTTCGGGTTCTAGTTTAGAATAAAAGAGTTATATAGATAAGAAAATGAGTGAATAATCAAGTGTATTAGCAGAATATAGAGATGATTACCTTCATCTTCAAAATTCAGATCATCCAGGTATGAGCTTGGTATCCTTACCACATTAGCACAGGgtaatttctttagcagagccATCAAGAGACTAAGCAACTATGGGTTGAATTGCAACAAAGATATGGACAGTGTAAAGGACCTTTTTTgttcaatattaaaaaagagataaaatggAATAACTCAATTGAATATGAAGTTAgacaaatactttttttaacCAGGGTTTAATTTCTAAAGAAGACTAACACATCATTCTACCTCCATGACCTCCAACTAAAATATTCGaaagataaaaacaagataAAGTTAAAAGTAAATAATGGTGGGAGATTTAAAgaaatgaaagataaaaaaCAACTTACATTGCTCACACTATGGGATGGATCATGGATGGACGGTTTGTCGAAGGGTGCTTCAATTTTTTTGGCTATCCTGAATGATATAAGGGTACTAGAGATccaaaagttaaaataaagcaTAAAGAGAATCATCAATTGATGTTGGGAAAAGAGCTGAAGCTGCAGAGGGTCCAAGTGAGCTTACAATTCTCATCCAGCAGGAATTAATGAAGTCATTAAAAGGAAAGGTGACAAGGAATCAGGTTCATTTTGAGACTAGGTAGATATGGCAAGTCCTTGTCCATTAGAACAAATATGTCCACTAGCCTTATTCATTCAAACTCATCTAACTGACCAGCCCAATTTAAGAAAATTCGTCCAAACGCAAAACAATAGACAAGTAAGTTCTCTGGTCAGCTTATTTGAGGTGATGGTGATCCTTATTGACAAAACCCTCTCACAAACACAGCATGCACGCTTACTATATCGTAATATGGGCACTCATGTTagcaaataaatgaaattttgaatGTCAAGATTTGTTCATCATTTGGACATCTTACATCACCACAACATTTGATGATTAAGATCCTTTCTTTAAAATGTTATCATGTTTGTTTTGGCTCATATGATCCATCCACCATAAGACAATCAGGATCATTCTCCAATCGATTTAACCCCAAAATTCAATTATAcagaatttataaatttaccaCCAAACCTCAATTCAATTATATACCAACAACATAAAACTCAAAAAACAGATACACGtatattcaataaaatcaaaatgcATCAGTTCTGTTGCGTATGCACATAGCAACCAACTGAATCGATAATCTTTTATTCGcacaaatcaaaacaaaaacataggGTTAGGTTTGGATCAAAATTATTACAGAAGGATCAAACCGGATGATCAGAGGCCGAATTGGGGGAATCCATGTTGTGTGTGAACGTAGTTAAAATGAAGGGTCGATCGTTTGcttcctcatcttcttcatcgtccGAATAGGATGTATCGAGATTCACGCATGAGAAACGTTCAAGCGATGCGAAAAACGCCGATGTCACGTTAAAAGCCACCCACGTTCCCCAGCCGAAGTCCGAATCATCGTTCTGATCGTCGGAGTTATCCATATCTGAACTAAAATGATCGATGATCGACGATCAACGGTTTTACAGGCTTAATTGAGGATGGCGCGAGTTAAAGGAGAGAAGATGATCAAAAACAATTCGTATTTTCTGTCTTTTTCCAGAATTAATATCAACATTTGGGCTCAGACTCCACGGCCCAAAACAAAGAAGAAATATCTATAAAAccaaacattaatttaaaaagttatcttcttttctattttatttttcttcttaaaaagttaaattataagttttttttttaaaaaaatttataaatatgaatttacttttttttttcttgtaaaatattataaaattttactatcATAAGagttaaatagtttaaaattttacctaaatatttaaattgtttttaattattgatatttttttataaaaaaaacaattagatttAGAGATGGTTTTAGAAACAAAAAATGACCTAGAactctttttttaaaagattaatttttattaaaaatagctTAACATACTtacaaaatgaaagaaaaacaaaacaataataaaaaaagcaacataagaattttaaatgtcaataagattaaaaaattatcattcgGTACAAATCCCTCATTTTCGAATTAAAATGCGTGTAACATAAATCCTTTGAGATACTCGTATTCAAAACTTTTCTCttcaaaaacttttttatttcaattttttcagATTGTCCACGACATTACGAGGGAATATGTTTTCAATCGTCCGCGATTTTATTGCATTTGACCCGGAAGTCAATGACTTTTGTTGGTGTATCCTATTAAAATTGAAGAAGATTAGGTAGTGACCTCACATGTTCTTGAAAATGTCAATTCCACCTAGAACTCTTAAATTAAAGTGGTGGAGTAATTAGAAAAAAGTTGagttatgtttttttcttatacTAACTAGCTTACccaatttgattttgaaaaaaggACTTTTGTCTTCTTCATTAAAAGTATTTGGCAAATCTTTTGTCTACAAATTTCCAATTCATATCTTCACAATCAATCTTTTTGGTTACCTATTGGAAATGATCATCCAAAGTCACACTTTCATCAATTTtcaaagacaaagacaaaggCAAGCTTTATAAAAAGGAGTCAATAACATTTGAACTAactacttaaaaatatttaaaacctcTAGTTATTTCATGTTTATTctcttgaatttttatttatctttatggacttcatatattttattgtgaAGTCAAGAATATTTTTTGGGTAGTTGAAATAGTATTGTTAACTAATGACTTTTGTATATGGCTTGGCAAATTATGAATTCAAAACATGTGTTAGATGTCTAATATCTCATTTTCTCACATACTATGTTCAAATGAAAAGAGTTTGAGTTGAGAACTCTAGGTTTCAAGATCAATTTCCatgaaaaatattgattaaaggGGTAagagtttaataataaaaaagtgagATTTTGTCTTAGTTTATTTCATGAAACAATTTGATTTCTCAATGACAAATTTGGCATGAAAAATGAAGTATTAAGAGAAGAACAAGTGGTACccaaaattgaattgaattaaatgAGCTATAAACACTACCACcagcaataataataataacaaattcaattattattattattattattattaatattgttattattattatcatgtaCAATAATGCCCTCACACCCACTAACCATCATTTAAAAAGGACATGACCTATTGCTACCCCCTCTTATTTAGCTCCTCAAAAACATTATTCATATTAAacctattaaaaaaatgtttaaatgaaaaatgCTGAGcatatactatataatattctacaaaatattctaattattaaattaagtcatatatatatatatagaatgatagtcttaattttattttattttaacttttcatTGTTTTTAAATGACTAACACCTAGTTCTATCCtatactaattaaaaattaatatctttCAAATGTGTCATTTCTTTAAAGAAAGTTCAGTCTACCACCGACAGTCTTTCATGTCATCTTACCCAATGagatttgaatttcaaataatgtcCCATTGTCCTAGTTAGATTCCAATGAATGTATTTCATATATAAGACCatataaaaagatattataataatttaatcaattgtTTAAATCAAGTTTTTTATAATCTGAATAATCatgacttttatattaaaatatgatattgatGATATGGATTTAGGGTTTGGGTGGAAGAAATCCTTGTTACAAAAGAATAAACCAAAGAGTAAAGAATTCCCATCAACAAGATGATGATAAATCATTATCCTTTAATTCTCTAAACAAAGAAAAGCTTATGCAAATACTTTGAAATGTGGTAAGATTTCCCCTTAACAACTCTACTAGATTTTCGAGACCATCTTCGAGATGACGATGATCACTGTCGATATCGTTGTTGTTTCGTTCATCTGATCATTGCTAAATGGCGAAAActtgtataatatatatgatgataATAATAGCTGTACAATCTATggataaccattttttttactCAACTTGCTCCCCTATCAAGTCCAACCCAACCAAAAGGAAAGACATCCCTTGGAATAACAAGAAGTAGAAATGGATGCCTTGAGCTGACAGCAAACTCCTAGCGGATGCAGTTAGTAGAAGAAACGATAAAGCCAGTTCCTTTGTATACAACCTGTTGTGTTTCTTTTTCACTTGTTGCAGCTTGATTATCTCCTCTTTCATTTCGCTCAAGTCGGGCTCAGAGCTTCCCCTCTGATGTTGatgctgttgttgttgttgcttgTGTTCTTTCTCCACTAAACCTACAAGATCCCCTTCAGATGATCTGCCTGATTTTTTTGTGACCACCCATTCGTAAGCGCTCCCAAGCTGGAAGAGACCAGAGATCATGGCGTTGAATTTTGTGACAGACATTGTGTTTTCGAATAGAAGATAGGGGACGATGAAGGGGAAGGATTTGGGGGCAGGGAGGATGTTGAGGAAAGACATCATGGCTGGGACATAACATACTACCCATGCAGGTAGCTCGGCTTCGGGTATGAACATTGTCATAGGGAGGATTATGCAGAACAGTGTGAAGGAGTAGAACGGGAGTATAAGCTTTCGCAGGAGGAAAAACAGAAAGATCAAATTCGCCTTTTTCCATAAACTAATCTGCACAATAGAACGGATATcaaatgttaggatctagaaACTGCATCAAGATGAATTGATGGTTAAAGTAGTGTACCTTTGATCGTATAATGTCGGGCAAACAAAGCCTGAACAATTGCATAGGACCAGAATGCCATCTGTGTTGTTGTTTCCTATAAGCTTCATATGATTCCGGCAATTCACATTGGCACTGGAGAGATTGATCACAATGATGATGAGTTAAAATGGTGGAATTCATGTGATATGGATCAAGAACTTGTTAATTTTACCTCAACGTCATTGAGAAAGATGAATTTCCAGCCATGGAGATGAGCACGAACAGCAATATCCATGTCTTCAACTGTAGTCCTCTCCAACCAACCACCCGATTCTTCCAACGCCTTGATCCTCCAGACTCCGGCAGTCCCATTAAATCCGAAGAAATTCAGGAAAATTCCGTTAACTTGTTGTTCAACCTCGAAGTGGAAAGCTAAATTGACATTCTGCAATCTCGTTAGCAAATTCTCATCTTTGTTCACAAAAGACCAGCGAGCTTGAACCAGACCCAAATCATCATTGTCCTGAATCAAAAACAGCAATATTAATCAACTGGGCTTGACTGTTTAGATGATAAGAAGAAAAGGAATTCAAGGATACCTTAAAATGAGGGATGGTTTGTTTCAGGAAATCCGGCATAGGTTGAAAATCAGCATCAAAGATGGCGACGAATTCATAGTCCTTGACAGAACTGCAGTTCATGGCGGATTTGAGATTCCCTGCTTTATATCCATCCCTTAGAATTCTATGTCTGTACACAATATTTGCTCCTTCTCGCTGCCATTTATGAACCTCCTCCTTGATCAGCAATTGGGCAGTTATGTCATCAGAATCATCAAGAACTTGAATCAGAAGTTTCGATTTCGGCCAATCTAAGTTACATACAGCCCCTATGGATTGCTGGTAAACCTAAAATTAACCAACGAAAACACAAAACAATAAAACTTTTGGCCAATATTCAAACATGGGTTATCAAGAAAAAGAATCAAACATACCTCTTTCTCGTTACACATAGGAATCTGAACAAGAACCATGGGGAAGAAACTGAGTTGACCAGATTCAAGATCGGCAAGTGTTTGTTTGGCGATgggtttgattttattaagACGGATCCATACACAACCCAAACAGAGAACCAACCTGTCACAACTCTGAACAAGGAAGAGGACGATGCATATATTGGTAAGAAGTTGAAGAAATGGTGCAAGATACTCAACCCGTATCATTAACCAAGTAGAATAGATCGAACCAAACACCCCTGTAACATCAAGTAGAGACAGATACTGCAAGTCCAGGTTTCCCGTCCCAAAATGCCACCCTTTGTAATAAGCAGCAATCTCAAACCCAAGTAAGATCAACGAAACCAACAAGAAAACCTTAATGCAGAAAAAGAATCGAGATTTCACAGCCAAATTCTCACTAGACCCACCTCCAGATGTTGTTCTTTCTCCCTCGACTTCAACATCAGTCCGT
This genomic window contains:
- the LOC124945246 gene encoding probable xyloglucan glycosyltransferase 12, whose amino-acid sequence is MSPPFDWLDKYSSHKGTPVVVKMDNPNNWSMVELQAPSEEDFYLNSGEPSSAVAVTSNTRREKVKNKNAKQLTWVLLLKAHRAANCLTSLASAMLGVAAAIRRRVASGRTDVEVEGERTTSGGGSSENLAVKSRFFFCIKVFLLVSLILLGFEIAAYYKGWHFGTGNLDLQYLSLLDVTGVFGSIYSTWLMIRVEYLAPFLQLLTNICIVLFLVQSCDRLVLCLGCVWIRLNKIKPIAKQTLADLESGQLSFFPMVLVQIPMCNEKEVYQQSIGAVCNLDWPKSKLLIQVLDDSDDITAQLLIKEEVHKWQREGANIVYRHRILRDGYKAGNLKSAMNCSSVKDYEFVAIFDADFQPMPDFLKQTIPHFKDNDDLGLVQARWSFVNKDENLLTRLQNVNLAFHFEVEQQVNGIFLNFFGFNGTAGVWRIKALEESGGWLERTTVEDMDIAVRAHLHGWKFIFLNDVECQCELPESYEAYRKQQHRWHSGPMQLFRLCLPDIIRSKISLWKKANLIFLFFLLRKLILPFYSFTLFCIILPMTMFIPEAELPAWVVCYVPAMMSFLNILPAPKSFPFIVPYLLFENTMSVTKFNAMISGLFQLGSAYEWVVTKKSGRSSEGDLVGLVEKEHKQQQQQHQHQRGSSEPDLSEMKEEIIKLQQVKKKHNRLYTKELALSFLLLTASARSLLSAQGIHFYFLLFQGMSFLLVGLDLIGEQVE